Sequence from the Deltaproteobacteria bacterium genome:
AGCCTGCGGACCGCGGTGATCGAAGTGGTCAAAGCCGCCGGAGCTAAAGTAGACCTGACCGAAGCGGAAATTATCGTTTCCGGGGGTCGGGGAATGAAGGGGGCAGAGAACTTCAAGGTCTTAGAAGAGCTGGCCGACGCCATCCACGCCACAGTGGGAGCTTCCCGCGCGGCAGTCGATTCCGGGTGGCGCGACCATGGCGATCAAGTAGGCCAGACCGGGAAAGTCGTTACTCCCAACCTCTATATCGCCTGCGGGATTTCCGGGGCCATCCAACATCTCGCCGGGATGGGATCTTCCAAAATCATTGTGGCCATCAACAAAGACCCGGACGCCCCTATTTTCCAGAAAGCGGATTATGGAATTGTGGAAGACCTTTTCAAAGTCATACCGGTCTTGAGAGAAGAATTCAAAAAGCTCCTGGCAGAAAGCTGATACTGGATCGGGCGCTTCTAATTCGCCGGAGCGCCCAGCCTTTCTTAAGGGGTGGACAATCTTCTATCTGCGGTGTGACCTTTTCCTCCGGTCTCGCCTGGGGGAATCCCCCGCGGGCATAAGAAGGGGGAGGATACACCCCCGCACATGAGAAGCTGAGAATTTTTCCCCCGGCTTCTTCCAAATCGAGGACTGAGATGTTTAGTTCATTTGATCTTTTCCTGCTTTTTGTAGTGGCAGTCGTATTCCTGTATGGTTTCTACCGTCGCTCCCGGCTTTGGCTCATAGGCAAAAAGGAGAATCGCACCGACCGCCCCCAGGAACGCCTGCTATCTATCTGGGCCTATGTCGTCGGTCATAAACGCATGCTCAAGGATGCCTATCCGGGCTGGATGCACCTCTTTATCTTCTATGGTTTCCTAATCCCTTTCGTCATCATCGTAATCACTCAGGCGAATTTCACTTTACCCGACTCCCTGGCTTTACCCCTATCTTTGTTCTTTGATTTAGTAGGAGCTTTGGGGATTGTCGGCTTAATCCTGGCCTTCTACCGCCGCTATGTTAAAAAACCGGATAATCTTACTTACGATACAACGGTTGGCAATTTAATCGCTCTTCTTTTTCTTCTCGGGATCTTCGG
This genomic interval carries:
- a CDS encoding iron-sulfur-binding reductase; amino-acid sequence: MFSSFDLFLLFVVAVVFLYGFYRRSRLWLIGKKENRTDRPQERLLSIWAYVVGHKRMLKDAYPGWMHLFIFYGFLIPFVIIVITQANFTLPDSLALPLSLFFDLVGALGIVGLILAFYRRYVKKPDNLTYDTTVGNLIALLFLLGIFG